GGTGGCGCTGGCGCGGTTGAGCACGTAGGTCATGGTGAAGAACAGCGCGGACATCAGTGCCAGCGCCATCGCCGCCAGGGCGAGGCGCGCGCCGGTCAGCGGCGTGCTCATGCGGCGCGGCCGCCGCCGGGTATGGCAATGCGGTCGCGGACGGTCGCCAGTGCGTTGACCAGCGCATCGACCTGCGCGACCTCGTGCGCCGCCGACAGGGTGATGCGCAGGCGCGCGCGACCTTCGGGCACCGTCGGCGGGCGGATCGCCGTCACCAGGAAGCCGGCGTCTTCCAGCGCCGCCGACCATGCCAGCGCGGTGGCATCGTCGCCGCACATCAACGGCTGGATCGGCGTGTCGGACGGCAGCAGCTCGAAGCCATGACGCTGTGCAGCCGCACGCAGACGCTGCACCAGTTCCTGCAGGCGCTCGCGGCGCCAGTGCTCGCGGCGCGCGAGCTTCACCGCTGCCAGCGATGCCGCGGCCAGCGCCGGCGGCAACGCGGTGGTGTAGATGTAGGGGCGTGCAGTGGCGGCGAGATGGTCGACGAGATCGGCATCGCCGGCGACCGCCGCACCGTAGGTGCCGAGCGCCTTGCCCAGGGTCACCAGCTGCAGCGGCTGCACGGAACGGTCAATGCGCGCAGCGGCCACGCTGCCGCGCCCGTCAGGCCCGACCACGCCAACCCCATGCGCATCGTCGACATACAGCAGTGCGCGCTGCGCATGCGCGACCAGCGCGAGTGCGCGCAGCGGCGCACTGTCGCCATCCATGCTGAAGACGCCGTCGGTCGCGAGCATCGCCGCGCCATCCGGCGACGCGCGCAGCTGGCGCACCGCGCCTTCCGGATCGGCATGCGGATAACGGCGCAGCCGGCAGCCGGACAGCCGCGCGGCATCGATCAGGCTGGCGTGGTTGAGGCGGTCCTGCACGCAGACATCGCCCTCGCCGAGCAGCGCCTGCAGCACCGCGAGATTGGCCATGTAACCACTGGAGAACAGCAGTGCGCGCGGCGCCTGCAGCCAGTCGGCGAGTTCGCGTTCGAGTGCGTCGTGGTGGGCATGGTGTCCGCACACCAGATGCGATGCGACACCGCCGGCGCCTTGACGCGCGGCCGCATCCTGCAGTGCACCCGCGACCTGGAAGTGCTGGGCAAGACCGAGATAATCGTTGCCGCAGAAATTCAGCAGGCGGCGGCCGTCCACTTCGACATGCACGCCATCGCGGTGGGTGACCGTGCGTCGCGTGCGCAGACGCTGCCGCGCACGCGCCTCCTCGCGCCGTGCGATCGCGCGTGCAACCAGGCTTTCGCGTTCATGCATGCTGCTGCACCCACACCGCCAGCGCACCCCAGGCGATGCCGGGCAACACCACCAGGCGCGTCAGGCCCAGCCATCGCGGCGGCGCGATGGCGCCATCGGCCGTGGCGGCACGCGCGGCCTGCGCATCCTCCACCGACTTGCGCGAGACAAGCAGCGCCGCGACGAACAGCAACAGCATGTACGGCACGCCAGCGCCCGCGCCGCGATAGAACAGCACCACGCCGGCGCCGATCACGCCGACCGCGGCAAACCGCAGCAGCGCGCGCCCCATCCCGGCACGCGCGCGCAGCTCGATGACGAGATGCAGGACGCCGACCGCCGCCAGCAGCAGCAGGTACAGCCAGGCGCCCCAGGGCATCACGCCGCGCAGCCCTGCCTGCAGTCGTGGACGATGTCGGCGTGCACGGTGCCGCCGTGGTCGTGGCCCTCGGCGTCCACGGTGACCTGCATCGGCCGCAGGCCGAGGCGCGCGAACAGCGCGAGGTCGCGTTCGGTATCGGGGTTGCCGGTGGTCAGCAGCTTCTCGCCATAGAAGATCGAGTTGGCGCCGGCGCAGAAGCACAGTGCCTGCAGCTCATCGCTCATCTGCTCGCGGCCCGCCGACAGCCGCACCATCGACTTCGGCATCAGGATCCGGGCGACGGCAATGGTGCGCACGAACTCGAACGGATCCAGCTCGGCCACGGTGTTCTGGTCGGCCAGCGGCGTGCCGGCCACCTGCACCAGGCGGTTGATGGGCACCGAATCCGGATGCGCCGGCAACGTCGCCAGCGTATGCAGCAGGCCCGCGCGCTGTGCGCGCGACTCGCCCATGCCGACGATGCCGCCGCAGCAGGTCTTCATGCCGGCGTCGCGCACATGCGACAGCGTGTCGAGCCGGTCCTGGATCTCGCGGGTGCGAATGATCGAGTCGTAGTACTCGGGATCGGTGTCGATGTTGTGGTTGTAGTAGTCGAGCCCGGCCGCCTTCAGCGCCTGCGCCTGGCTGCCACTCAGCATGCCCAGCGTCGCGCAGGTCTCCAGCCCCAGTGCCTTCACCTCGCGGATCATCTCCGCGACCTTGGGAATGTCACGGTCCTTCGGCGACCGCCACGCCGCGCCCATGCAGAAGCGCGACGCCCCCGCGGCGCGGGCCTGGCGCGCCTTTTCCAGCACATCCTCGGTCGACATCAGCTTGGTGGCATCGACCCCGGTGTTGTAGCGCTGCGCCTGCGGGCAGTACGCGCAATCCTCCGGGCAGCCGCCGGTCTTCACCGACAGCAGCGTGCTGACCTGCACCTCGGCGGGATCGAAGGTCTCGCGGTGCACGCTGGCGGCGCGATGCAGCAGCTCCGGAAACGGCAGCGCGAACAGCGCCTCGACCTCGCGGCGGGACCAGTCGTGGCGGGGGGCCACGGGCTCGGATCCGGCTTGCGACCGGGCGGGACTGACAGCGGACATGGAGGTTTTCCGACAGACGCACAGCGGCGGACCCCGCAGTCTGGAAACCATGCCTGAGCCTGTCAACCGGAGTGCCCTCGCCCAGGTTGACGGCTGGCGGTCGTGGCTGGGACGCCTGCTCTACCCCGCCCGTTGCCCGCTCTGCCGCGAGGCGGCTGACGAGGCCTCGGGCCTGTGCGCCGCTTGCGCCGGGCGATTGCCGTGGCTGGGGGCCGCCTGCGCGCGTTGTGCGTTGCCGCTGATGGGTGCGCAGGCGGTCGGCGATTCGTGCGGAGACTGCCTGCAGCGCGCGCCGCCGCTGCGCTTCGTGCAGGCGAGCTTCCTCTACGGCCACCCGCTCGACCGGCTGCTGCCGCGGTTCAAGTTCCATCGCGATCTGGCCTGTGGACGACTGCTGGCGCAATGGATGCTGCCGGCGTGTGCGGCCGCGCCGCGACCACAGATGCTGGTGCCGCTGCCCCTGCATGCCGCGCGGCTGCGCCAGCGCGGCTACGACCAGGCGCTGGAACTGGCACGCCCGCTGGCGCGTGCGCTGGACCTGCCGCTGCGCACCGACCTGCTGGTACGCATGCGCGCCACCGCGGCACAGTCGAGCCTCGATGCGGAGGCCCGGCGACGCAACGTGCGTGGGGCGTTCCGGGTGCAGGGGCGCGCGGCAGTGCCGACGCATGTGGCTCTGGTTGATGACGTCATGACCACCGGCGCGACCCTGCATGCCGCGGCGCGTGCACTGCACCGGGCCGGGGTGGCGCGGGTGGATGCATGGGTGTGCGCGCGGGTGCCGTGAGGCCTGGATGCCAGCTGCGGTCAGGCTCGCTGTGGACCGCCTGTACACGGAAAGGCGTGAGTAGTGGCAGGTGATCGCGGGCGACGCCGCTGCACAAGGCCGTATCCGCATGACCACCGCCCGAGGCGACCGGGCGCCTGCTCAGTGCAATGCGAGGTCCACGGCGATGCCGGCAAAGATCGCCGTGCCCACCCAGTGGTTGTGCAGGAACGCGCGGAAGCAGGCGTCACGGTCGCGATGGCGCACCAGCACGAATTCCCAGACCACCAGCAGCACGGCGACGCCAAGTCCCGCCCAGTACCAGACGCCCAGTGCCGCTTGCCGACCGACCAGCGCCATGCCCAGGAAGAACAGCGCGTACAACACACCCTGGATGACCAGGTCGAGCTCGCCGAACAGGATCGCGGTGGACTTCGAGCCGATGCGGATGTCGTCATCGCGGTCGACCATCGCGTACCAGGTGTCGTAGGCCGTGGTCCACAGGATGTTGGCCGCGTACAGCACCCAGGCGACCGGCGGCACGCTGCCCTGCACCGCGGCAAACGCCATCGGGATGCCCCAGCCGAACGACAGCCCGAGGTAGACCTGCGGCAAGTGCGTATGACGCTTGAGATACGGATACGTTGCCGCCAGCAGCAGGCCGATGACGCTCAGCGCGATGGTGAGCGTGTTGAGGGT
This portion of the Luteimonas yindakuii genome encodes:
- the bioF gene encoding 8-amino-7-oxononanoate synthase; amino-acid sequence: MHERESLVARAIARREEARARQRLRTRRTVTHRDGVHVEVDGRRLLNFCGNDYLGLAQHFQVAGALQDAAARQGAGGVASHLVCGHHAHHDALERELADWLQAPRALLFSSGYMANLAVLQALLGEGDVCVQDRLNHASLIDAARLSGCRLRRYPHADPEGAVRQLRASPDGAAMLATDGVFSMDGDSAPLRALALVAHAQRALLYVDDAHGVGVVGPDGRGSVAAARIDRSVQPLQLVTLGKALGTYGAAVAGDADLVDHLAATARPYIYTTALPPALAAASLAAVKLARREHWRRERLQELVQRLRAAAQRHGFELLPSDTPIQPLMCGDDATALAWSAALEDAGFLVTAIRPPTVPEGRARLRITLSAAHEVAQVDALVNALATVRDRIAIPGGGRAA
- a CDS encoding ComF family protein, whose product is MPEPVNRSALAQVDGWRSWLGRLLYPARCPLCREAADEASGLCAACAGRLPWLGAACARCALPLMGAQAVGDSCGDCLQRAPPLRFVQASFLYGHPLDRLLPRFKFHRDLACGRLLAQWMLPACAAAPRPQMLVPLPLHAARLRQRGYDQALELARPLARALDLPLRTDLLVRMRATAAQSSLDAEARRRNVRGAFRVQGRAAVPTHVALVDDVMTTGATLHAAARALHRAGVARVDAWVCARVP
- the ubiA gene encoding 4-hydroxybenzoate octaprenyltransferase, whose amino-acid sequence is MHDYERHSPPAAPRWRERLRQYLVLMRADRPIGWLLLLWPTWWALWLAADGLPPLWILFVFTAGVWLTRGAGCVVNDYADRWLDPHVKRTRERPLVTGRVSGREAKLLFAGLMLVAFALVLTLNTLTIALSVIGLLLAATYPYLKRHTHLPQVYLGLSFGWGIPMAFAAVQGSVPPVAWVLYAANILWTTAYDTWYAMVDRDDDIRIGSKSTAILFGELDLVIQGVLYALFFLGMALVGRQAALGVWYWAGLGVAVLLVVWEFVLVRHRDRDACFRAFLHNHWVGTAIFAGIAVDLALH
- the bioB gene encoding biotin synthase BioB translates to MSAVSPARSQAGSEPVAPRHDWSRREVEALFALPFPELLHRAASVHRETFDPAEVQVSTLLSVKTGGCPEDCAYCPQAQRYNTGVDATKLMSTEDVLEKARQARAAGASRFCMGAAWRSPKDRDIPKVAEMIREVKALGLETCATLGMLSGSQAQALKAAGLDYYNHNIDTDPEYYDSIIRTREIQDRLDTLSHVRDAGMKTCCGGIVGMGESRAQRAGLLHTLATLPAHPDSVPINRLVQVAGTPLADQNTVAELDPFEFVRTIAVARILMPKSMVRLSAGREQMSDELQALCFCAGANSIFYGEKLLTTGNPDTERDLALFARLGLRPMQVTVDAEGHDHGGTVHADIVHDCRQGCAA